Proteins encoded in a region of the Cinclus cinclus chromosome 19, bCinCin1.1, whole genome shotgun sequence genome:
- the LOC134051829 gene encoding uncharacterized protein LOC134051829 — MLCAGKKSYFAAGAVCIITVTSMLTVSYLRLQRLSHQPKVIQEGRRCRGKIANSTITALKDNKTFIISPYFDDRESKVTRLIGIVHHEDVKQLYCWFCCQPDGKIYVSKAEIDVHSDRFGFPYGAADIVCLEPENCDPTHVSIHQFPHGNIDQLPRFEIKNRKAETFSVDFTVCISAMFGNYNNVLQFIQSMEMYKILGVQKVVIYKNNCSHLMEKVLKFYIEEGTVEIIPWPINSHLRVSSKWQFMQDGMHIGYYGQITALNDCIYRNMERSKFVVLNDADEIILPLKHPNWKTMMNSLQEQNPGTSVFLFENHIFPETVFSHMFNISSWNTVPGVNILQHVYREPDRKDVINPRKMIVDPRKVIQTSVHSVLRAYGNSVNVPMDVALIYHCRKALQRDLPRESLIRDTTLWRYNSSLIMNVNKVLSQTMLRPQK; from the coding sequence ATGTTGTGTGCTGGGAAAAAATCATActttgctgctggtgctgtgtgcATTATTACTGTAACTTCAATGCTCACAGTTTCTTATTTGAGGTTACAGAGACTTTCTCATCAGCCAAAAGTAATTCAAGAAGGTAGAAGATGTAGAGGGAAAATTGCCAACAGCACAATAACAGCACTAAAAGATAATAAAACTTTTATTATATCCCCATACTTTGATGACAGAGAAAGCAAAGTCACTCGTCTGATTGGGATTGTTCACCATGAAGATGTAAAACAACTGTACTGCTGGTTCTGCTGTCAGCCCGATGGAAAGATATATGTatcaaaagcagaaattgaTGTTCACTCAGATAGATTTGGATTCCCTTATGGTGCAGCAGATATAGTTTGTTTGGAACCTGAAAATTGTGATCCAACACATGTATCAATTCATCAGTTTCCACATGGAAATATTGACCAGCTGCCAAGGTTTGAAATTAAAAACCGCAAGGCTGAGACCTTTTCTGTTGACTTCACCGTGTGCATTTCTGCCATGTTTGGAAACTACAACAATGTCTTGCAGTTTATACAGAGTATGGAAATGTACAAGATTCTTGGAGTACAGAAAGTGGTGATCTATAAGAACAACTGCAGCCATCTGATGGAGAAAGTCTTGAAGTTTTATATAGAAGAAGGAACTGTTGAAATAATTCCCTGGCCAATAAACTCACACCTCAGGGTTTCTTCTAAATGGCAGTTCATGCAAGATGGAATGCACATTGGCTACTATGGACAAATCACAGCTCTAAATGACTGTATATACCGTAACATGGAAAGGAGCAAGTTTGTGGTCCTTAATGATGCTGATGAAATAATTCTTCCCCTTAAACACCCAAACTGGAAAACAATGATGAACAGTCTTCAGGAACAAAACCCAGGGACTAGTGTTTTCCTCTTTGAGAACCATATCTTTCCAGAAACCGTATTTTCTCACATGTTCAACATTTCATCTTGGAATACTGTGCCAGGTGTTAACATATTACAGCATGTATACAGAGAGCCTGACAGGAAAGATGTAATCAATCCCAGGAAAATGATAGTCGATCCACGAAAGGTGATTCAGACTTCAGTCCATTCTGTCCTACGTGCTTATGGAAACAGTGTGAATGTTCCCATGGATGTTGCCCTCATTTACCACTGTCGGAAGGCCCTTCAAAGAGACCTTCCCAGAGAATCTCTCATCAGGGATACAACACTGTGGAGATATAACTCATCATTAATCATGAATGTTAACAAGGTGCTATCTCAAACCATGCTGCGACCTCAAAAGTGA